Proteins encoded in a region of the Psychromicrobium lacuslunae genome:
- a CDS encoding N(5)-(carboxyethyl)ornithine synthase, with product MSMLTLGVMATSRKPDERRLPIHPAHFGRIDPEVRQSLLLETGYGERSGISDSQLAPLVGGLLSRDELIARSDVVLLAKPQPSDLADLREGQILWGWPHCVQDREITQLAIDKKLTLIAFEAMNHWASDGGFGLHVFHKNNELAGYCSVLHALALRGTSGDYGQRLSAVVIGFGATARGAVTALNALGIHEVTVLTNRGVAAVGSPIHSVRINQFDHDPNAPFLSHVISDKGRIPLAEFLAKSDLVVNCTLQDPAAPLMFLTADDLPEFRPGSLIIDVSCDRGMGFSWATPTSFAEPIFEVGDHISYYGVDHSPSYFWNSASWEISEAIQPFLEPVMAGRQSWAGNDTISRAIEIDSGVIKNQAILAFQRRLPDYPYRSTDNLPSDAEPVESAGH from the coding sequence ATGAGTATGCTCACCCTCGGCGTTATGGCAACTTCTCGTAAACCCGACGAACGTCGCTTGCCGATTCACCCGGCGCATTTCGGCCGAATTGATCCCGAAGTGCGGCAGAGCCTCCTTTTAGAGACGGGCTATGGCGAGCGTAGCGGGATTTCAGACTCTCAATTGGCGCCGCTGGTCGGCGGTTTGCTGAGTCGGGATGAGCTGATCGCCCGCTCTGATGTTGTCCTGCTGGCTAAGCCCCAGCCCTCCGATCTGGCCGATTTGCGGGAGGGTCAGATTCTTTGGGGTTGGCCGCACTGCGTGCAGGACCGAGAAATCACGCAACTCGCAATCGACAAAAAGCTCACCCTGATCGCTTTCGAAGCGATGAATCACTGGGCTTCAGACGGTGGTTTCGGCCTGCATGTTTTCCACAAAAACAACGAGCTGGCCGGTTACTGCTCGGTACTCCACGCGCTGGCCCTAAGAGGCACCAGTGGTGACTACGGCCAGCGGTTGAGCGCCGTGGTGATAGGTTTCGGAGCAACAGCCCGTGGCGCAGTGACGGCGCTCAATGCGCTCGGCATCCACGAGGTGACTGTGCTGACCAATCGCGGGGTGGCTGCGGTCGGCTCCCCGATTCACTCGGTTCGAATCAACCAGTTTGATCACGACCCGAATGCCCCGTTCCTCAGTCATGTGATCAGTGACAAAGGCCGGATTCCGTTAGCCGAGTTCCTCGCAAAGAGCGACCTAGTGGTGAACTGCACCCTGCAAGACCCCGCCGCACCACTGATGTTCCTCACAGCGGACGACCTGCCGGAATTCAGGCCTGGTAGCTTAATCATCGATGTGTCGTGCGATCGCGGCATGGGCTTCAGCTGGGCGACTCCGACTTCATTCGCCGAGCCCATTTTCGAGGTAGGCGACCACATTAGCTATTACGGCGTCGATCACAGTCCTTCTTATTTCTGGAACTCCGCCAGCTGGGAAATCAGCGAAGCAATCCAGCCTTTCCTAGAACCGGTGATGGCGGGACGGCAGAGCTGGGCGGGAAACGATACGATCAGCCGGGCTATCGAGATTGACAGCGGCGTCATTAAGAATCAGGCGATCCTGGCATTTCAGCGACGGCTTCCTGACTATCCATATCGGTCCACGGACAATTTGCCATCCGATGCTGAACCGGTGGAGAGCGCCGGTCATTAG
- a CDS encoding DUF998 domain-containing protein has protein sequence MQNIVRKLRYADFMMASSNSQIRNLFGAWAVMSVVQVFLAEAVVAAAWAGNQPYSAIFNVISDLGAAHCGIHNTRYLCSPLNWLMNASLGLQGAGMILGGLLLSSSLLGVAAKLNSAQPAQLTAAAWVRWLLVISGAGVVLLAIFPEDTIAVLHFIGAMSFFGAGTIALLLLWWIWYQRSALSWLLLALGLISGLATVSFTIFTLLLKVPNFADGLIERLIVYPLIIGLAVVGLMVARGVRQQRRLARAQSEG, from the coding sequence ATGCAGAATATTGTCAGAAAGCTTCGTTACGCTGATTTTATGATGGCGAGCAGCAACTCACAGATTCGCAACCTTTTTGGTGCCTGGGCTGTGATGAGTGTGGTGCAGGTCTTTTTAGCTGAGGCGGTGGTTGCGGCAGCGTGGGCCGGTAACCAACCTTATAGCGCGATCTTCAATGTTATTAGTGACCTCGGGGCAGCCCACTGCGGTATTCACAACACTCGCTACCTCTGCTCGCCGTTGAACTGGTTGATGAACGCTTCGTTGGGGCTGCAGGGCGCCGGGATGATTTTAGGTGGCTTATTGCTGAGTTCGAGTTTATTGGGGGTTGCCGCGAAGCTGAACAGCGCCCAACCAGCTCAGCTGACAGCTGCAGCCTGGGTACGGTGGTTGTTAGTGATCTCTGGCGCAGGGGTGGTGCTGCTGGCGATCTTCCCGGAGGACACCATTGCGGTGCTTCACTTTATTGGGGCGATGAGCTTCTTCGGAGCAGGCACCATTGCGCTGCTCTTGCTCTGGTGGATTTGGTATCAGCGTAGCGCGCTGAGTTGGTTGCTCCTCGCCTTGGGCCTGATTTCGGGGCTAGCTACGGTGAGCTTTACGATTTTTACCCTGCTGTTGAAAGTACCGAATTTCGCCGACGGGCTTATTGAGCGGCTGATAGTTTATCCACTGATCATCGGGCTTGCCGTGGTTGGCCTGATGGTCGCCCGTGGCGTGCGGCAGCAACGACGGTTAGCTCGTGCTCAGTCCGAAGGTTAA
- a CDS encoding DsbA family protein: MRKFTGFFTITAALSAALFLASCAAPEASSPAGSSPGASAALASPSKPSAELTAELMAKLVPEGTRVLNQPAQPKTTLILFTDYQCPYCAKMDGLIQRVKSDYRDQVRIVVRNFPLPMHHNAPLAAQAVEAAAEQGALEKMASMVFSKQKEWAKAQAGVVETFTSYAQQLGLQQSKFSADLNSAAIKARVAKDLQDATELGLQGTPSLVLEGKLLSVDSSDYSSVKGPIDAVLAS, encoded by the coding sequence ATGCGCAAGTTCACTGGCTTTTTCACCATCACCGCGGCGCTTTCGGCGGCTCTATTTTTAGCGTCCTGTGCTGCCCCGGAGGCCTCCAGTCCAGCTGGCTCCAGCCCGGGCGCTTCGGCCGCGCTGGCCAGTCCTTCGAAGCCGTCAGCTGAGTTAACAGCCGAGTTAATGGCCAAACTGGTGCCGGAAGGTACTCGGGTGCTGAACCAGCCAGCGCAACCGAAGACCACTCTGATCCTTTTCACCGACTACCAATGCCCATACTGCGCAAAAATGGATGGTCTAATTCAGCGGGTGAAGTCCGACTATCGGGATCAAGTTCGCATCGTGGTGCGCAACTTCCCACTGCCGATGCACCACAACGCGCCGCTCGCAGCGCAGGCTGTAGAGGCCGCCGCCGAGCAGGGAGCCCTTGAAAAGATGGCCTCTATGGTTTTCAGCAAACAAAAAGAGTGGGCCAAAGCGCAGGCCGGGGTAGTCGAAACCTTCACTTCTTATGCTCAGCAATTAGGACTGCAGCAGTCGAAATTCAGCGCCGACCTGAACTCGGCGGCGATCAAGGCGCGGGTAGCCAAAGATCTGCAGGACGCCACCGAGCTCGGCTTGCAGGGCACTCCCTCCTTGGTGCTGGAAGGAAAACTGCTCTCGGTCGATTCCAGCGATTACTCCAGCGTCAAGGGGCCGATTGACGCTGTCCTGGCGAGCTAG
- a CDS encoding inositol monophosphatase family protein has translation MSHSELLDLALDDAQLAAALVRQAAELALRMRAEGLTGERKTSVSDVVTAADKAAERYVVTQLRHTRPEDSILGEEGASHQGSSDRTWVIDPVDGTYNFLSGSSYWCSALALQQNPLSAAVEAEQKTAIDPEVLLGAVYQPQEHKLWIGGSQLPTTLNGSRLAAPAELPLSQLSAGTYLHPSWLAQARAREPWLSAVQRLATFRLLGSGSCDLSRVAEQELGCWFQHSTALWDWLPGKAIVRAAGGSTAVISVNGLNWFLAGSKLAVEELSVALLGEV, from the coding sequence ATGTCGCATTCCGAGCTATTAGACCTTGCCCTCGATGATGCCCAGTTAGCCGCTGCCTTGGTACGGCAGGCCGCCGAGCTAGCCTTGCGGATGCGAGCCGAAGGTCTTACCGGGGAGCGTAAGACTTCTGTTTCAGATGTAGTGACCGCCGCCGATAAAGCCGCGGAGAGATACGTGGTTACTCAGTTGCGGCACACCCGTCCGGAGGACAGCATTCTGGGCGAGGAAGGTGCCAGCCATCAAGGCAGCTCGGATCGCACCTGGGTGATTGACCCGGTCGATGGCACCTACAATTTCCTCTCCGGCTCTAGCTACTGGTGTTCGGCGCTAGCTTTGCAGCAAAACCCGCTGTCTGCCGCGGTCGAAGCCGAACAAAAGACGGCTATTGATCCAGAGGTGCTACTCGGTGCCGTCTACCAACCGCAAGAGCACAAATTGTGGATCGGCGGCTCGCAATTGCCGACCACCCTGAATGGAAGCCGGCTTGCCGCACCGGCAGAGCTACCGCTCAGTCAACTTAGCGCGGGTACCTACCTGCACCCGAGCTGGCTCGCTCAAGCCCGAGCTCGCGAGCCCTGGCTGAGCGCAGTGCAGCGACTGGCCACCTTCCGGCTGCTCGGCTCCGGCTCCTGCGATCTGTCCAGGGTGGCGGAGCAAGAACTCGGCTGCTGGTTCCAGCACAGCACCGCACTCTGGGATTGGCTACCAGGCAAAGCCATTGTGCGGGCGGCGGGCGGCAGTACCGCGGTGATCAGTGTCAATGGACTGAACTGGTTTCTGGCCGGCTCGAAGCTGGCCGTCGAGGAACTGAGCGTGGCGCTGCTCGGCGAGGTTTGA
- the pcrA gene encoding DNA helicase PcrA, with protein sequence MDMLFDPSSSPSNPQRHDASSRIDAQELLHGLNPQQEAAVTHAGSALLIVAGAGSGKTRVLSHRIAYLLATGRAHPGEILAITFTNKAAAEMRERIAALIGDRAKNMWISTFHSSCVRILRREASTVGLNSSFSIYDSADSLRLITLIAKGLDLDPKRFTPKSIQHKISALKNELIDDDSFASTATDPFEQGVAEVYRGYTQRLRQANALDFDDLIAQTVWMFRAFPGVAEYYRRRFRHVMVDEYQDTNHAQYALVREIVGEQPEQAELTVVGDSDQSIYAFRGADIRNIVEFEKDYPNARTIKLEQNYRSTQTILSAANAVIEKNPDRPVKRLWTAEGDGEKIIGYVAENEHEEARFIAEEIDRLQDEENLRPGDVAIFYRTNAQSRSIEEILMRVGLPYRVVGGTRFYERKEIKDALAYLRVLVNPEDDVNLRRILNEPKRGIGDRAEGAVAALAERERSSFMAALRRAEEAPAMATRSLNAVAGFVKLIDDLTEVANSSGAATALEAVLEQTGYLEGLRASNDPQDESRVENLAELVAVVREYERDNPEGSLTDFLEGVSLVADADQIPDAPGADTEAAVAEARRLGVVTLMTLHTAKGLEFPVVFLTGMEHGIFPHARSATDAKELAEERRLAYVGLTRARQRLYLTRAEVRSLWGQSQYNPASPFIDEVPATLIEWKREGTTRMIPSVGSSGFGRERYSGSYWGAGSSLGEGGKLPASLSANKARVQPQKEVISVAVGDKVQHTSFGLGTVIAVEGSGDKTVAKVRFASEEKRLLLRYAPLSKA encoded by the coding sequence ATGGATATGCTTTTCGACCCGTCCTCTTCGCCATCAAACCCTCAACGCCACGATGCCAGCTCGCGGATCGATGCGCAGGAACTATTGCACGGGCTGAACCCACAGCAAGAAGCCGCCGTGACGCATGCCGGTTCAGCTTTGCTCATAGTGGCCGGTGCTGGTTCGGGCAAGACACGGGTGCTGAGCCATCGGATCGCCTATTTACTGGCGACTGGTAGGGCCCACCCGGGTGAGATTCTGGCGATTACCTTCACCAATAAGGCCGCCGCGGAAATGCGCGAGCGGATCGCGGCGCTAATCGGCGACCGGGCGAAGAATATGTGGATCTCTACCTTCCACTCATCGTGTGTCCGTATTTTGCGTCGCGAAGCGAGCACCGTCGGCCTGAACTCCAGTTTCTCGATCTACGATTCCGCCGACAGTTTGCGGCTGATCACCCTGATTGCCAAGGGGCTTGATCTCGATCCGAAACGCTTCACACCCAAATCGATCCAGCACAAGATTTCGGCACTAAAAAATGAGCTGATCGACGACGATAGCTTTGCCAGCACCGCCACCGATCCCTTCGAGCAGGGTGTCGCTGAGGTTTACCGCGGCTACACGCAGCGGCTCCGGCAGGCGAACGCCCTCGACTTCGACGATTTGATCGCGCAGACCGTCTGGATGTTTCGCGCCTTTCCCGGCGTGGCTGAATACTATCGGCGCCGCTTCCGACATGTCATGGTCGATGAGTATCAGGACACCAACCATGCGCAATACGCACTGGTGCGCGAAATTGTCGGCGAGCAGCCCGAGCAGGCAGAACTCACCGTGGTGGGTGACTCGGATCAGTCCATTTACGCTTTCCGCGGCGCTGATATCCGCAATATCGTTGAGTTCGAAAAAGACTACCCCAACGCTCGAACCATTAAACTCGAGCAGAATTACCGCTCCACCCAGACCATCCTGAGCGCCGCGAACGCGGTGATTGAAAAGAACCCCGACCGTCCGGTAAAACGACTCTGGACAGCCGAAGGTGATGGCGAAAAGATTATCGGTTATGTCGCCGAGAACGAGCACGAGGAAGCCCGGTTCATTGCCGAGGAAATTGACCGGCTGCAGGACGAAGAGAACCTTCGGCCAGGGGACGTCGCCATTTTCTACCGAACCAATGCGCAAAGCCGCTCGATTGAAGAAATTCTGATGCGGGTCGGCCTACCCTATCGAGTGGTGGGCGGCACCCGATTCTACGAGCGCAAGGAGATTAAGGATGCGCTCGCCTACCTACGGGTGCTGGTCAATCCGGAGGACGACGTCAATCTGCGCCGCATCCTGAACGAACCCAAGCGCGGCATTGGGGACCGTGCCGAAGGTGCGGTTGCTGCGCTCGCCGAACGCGAACGTTCCTCCTTTATGGCGGCGCTGCGTCGCGCGGAGGAAGCTCCGGCGATGGCAACCCGAAGCCTTAACGCCGTTGCAGGCTTTGTGAAACTCATTGATGATCTGACCGAGGTGGCCAATAGCTCTGGCGCTGCCACCGCCTTGGAAGCCGTGCTGGAACAGACTGGCTACCTTGAGGGGCTGCGCGCCAGCAACGATCCGCAGGATGAGTCGCGGGTGGAGAACTTGGCCGAGTTGGTCGCCGTGGTGCGTGAGTACGAGCGGGACAACCCGGAAGGCTCGCTGACTGATTTCTTGGAAGGGGTCTCGCTGGTCGCCGATGCCGATCAGATTCCCGATGCACCGGGTGCCGATACCGAGGCTGCGGTTGCTGAAGCCAGAAGGCTCGGCGTGGTCACCCTGATGACGCTGCACACCGCGAAGGGCTTGGAATTCCCAGTGGTGTTCCTGACCGGAATGGAACACGGCATTTTCCCGCACGCCCGATCGGCGACGGACGCGAAGGAGCTGGCCGAGGAGCGCAGGCTCGCTTATGTCGGCCTGACTCGGGCCCGGCAGCGTCTCTATCTCACCCGGGCCGAGGTCAGGAGCCTGTGGGGGCAGAGCCAATACAACCCGGCCAGCCCCTTTATCGACGAAGTGCCAGCCACCTTGATCGAGTGGAAGCGGGAGGGGACCACTCGAATGATTCCTTCGGTTGGCTCTTCAGGTTTTGGTCGGGAACGCTATTCCGGTTCCTATTGGGGCGCGGGCAGCTCGCTGGGCGAGGGCGGCAAGCTGCCGGCCAGCCTTTCCGCGAATAAGGCCCGGGTGCAGCCACAGAAGGAAGTTATTTCGGTGGCGGTAGGCGATAAGGTGCAGCACACCAGCTTCGGCCTGGGTACCGTGATCGCGGTGGAGGGCTCCGGCGATAAAACAGTGGCGAAAGTTCGCTTCGCCAGCGAGGAAAAACGATTGCTACTGCGTTACGCGCCGTTGAGTAAAGCGTAG
- the sucC gene encoding ADP-forming succinate--CoA ligase subunit beta: MDLYEYQARDMFEAHGVPVLAGIVAHTPEEAKAAAEKIALDSGNPVTVVKAQVKVGGRGKAGGVKVAKTADEAFQYASEILGMDIKGHTVHQVMIAQGADIAEEFYFSVLLDRANRNYLAMCSVEGGMEIEVLAVERPEALARVAVDPAVGIDQAKAEEIVDTAGFAAEVRDGVIETIKKLWEVFKQEDATLVEVNPLVKTGDGKILALDGKVTLDANADFRHPDHVALEDKAAADPLEAKAKENDLNYVKLDGEVGIIGNGAGLVMSTLDVVAYAGEKHGNVKPANFLDIGGGASAEVMAAGLDVILNDEQVKSVFVNVFGGITACDAVANGIVKALEILGDSANKPLVVRLDGNNVEEGRRILTDANHPLVTQAATMDEGAAKAAELAHAAK; encoded by the coding sequence GTGGACCTGTATGAATACCAGGCGCGTGACATGTTTGAGGCACACGGAGTTCCCGTGCTCGCTGGCATCGTGGCACACACCCCAGAAGAAGCTAAAGCGGCAGCCGAAAAAATCGCGCTTGACTCCGGTAACCCGGTGACTGTTGTTAAAGCACAGGTAAAGGTCGGTGGCCGCGGCAAAGCCGGTGGCGTGAAGGTCGCGAAGACCGCCGATGAGGCTTTCCAATACGCCTCCGAAATCCTCGGCATGGACATCAAGGGGCACACAGTGCACCAGGTGATGATCGCCCAGGGTGCCGATATTGCCGAAGAATTTTACTTCTCGGTCCTGCTGGACCGGGCGAACCGCAACTACCTGGCAATGTGCTCGGTAGAGGGCGGTATGGAAATTGAGGTTCTTGCGGTCGAGCGCCCCGAGGCGCTGGCCCGCGTCGCGGTTGACCCGGCGGTCGGCATCGACCAAGCGAAAGCCGAAGAAATCGTCGACACCGCAGGCTTCGCGGCCGAGGTGCGCGATGGTGTGATCGAGACCATTAAGAAGCTGTGGGAGGTCTTCAAGCAGGAGGACGCCACCCTGGTTGAGGTCAACCCGCTGGTGAAGACCGGCGACGGCAAGATCCTGGCTCTCGATGGCAAGGTCACTCTGGATGCCAATGCTGACTTCCGTCACCCGGACCACGTGGCGCTGGAAGACAAGGCCGCTGCCGATCCGCTGGAAGCCAAGGCCAAGGAAAACGACCTCAACTACGTCAAGCTCGACGGCGAAGTTGGCATTATTGGTAACGGCGCTGGCCTGGTGATGTCCACTCTCGATGTGGTCGCCTACGCTGGCGAGAAGCACGGCAACGTCAAGCCCGCTAACTTCCTCGACATCGGTGGTGGCGCCTCAGCCGAGGTAATGGCTGCAGGTCTGGACGTTATCTTGAACGACGAGCAGGTCAAGAGCGTGTTCGTGAATGTCTTCGGTGGTATCACCGCGTGTGACGCTGTCGCCAACGGTATTGTGAAAGCCCTGGAGATTCTCGGCGACTCGGCTAATAAGCCGCTCGTGGTTCGCCTCGACGGCAACAACGTGGAAGAAGGCCGCCGCATTCTGACCGATGCCAATCACCCGCTGGTGACTCAGGCAGCCACCATGGACGAAGGCGCCGCTAAGGCCGCCGAACTAGCTCACGCTGCGAAGTAA
- the sucD gene encoding succinate--CoA ligase subunit alpha, translating into MSIYLNKDSKVIVQGITGGEGTKHTALMLKAGTQVVGGVNARKAGTTVSHQGKEGNAVELPVFGTVTEAVEKTGADVSIIFVPPAFTKDAVVEAIEAEVPLVVIITEGVPVQDSAEFWALAQSKVDAEGKQITRIIGPNCPGIITPGESLVGITPNNITGKGGVGLVSKSGTLTYQMMYELRDLGFSTAIGIGGDPVIGTTHIDALAAFEADPETKAIVMIGEIGGDAEERAAEFIKANVTKPVVGYVAGFTAPEGKTMGHAGAIVSGSAGTAQAKKEALEAAGVKVGKTPSETAQLLREVYAAL; encoded by the coding sequence ATGTCTATTTACCTCAACAAGGACTCCAAAGTCATCGTCCAGGGCATCACCGGCGGCGAAGGCACCAAGCACACCGCACTGATGCTCAAGGCCGGCACGCAGGTCGTCGGCGGCGTTAATGCTCGCAAAGCCGGCACCACGGTGAGCCATCAGGGCAAGGAAGGCAACGCCGTCGAACTGCCGGTCTTCGGTACCGTCACCGAAGCTGTCGAAAAGACTGGTGCGGATGTCTCCATCATCTTCGTGCCGCCGGCCTTCACCAAGGACGCCGTAGTTGAAGCGATCGAGGCCGAAGTGCCGCTCGTCGTCATCATCACCGAAGGTGTCCCGGTCCAGGACTCGGCCGAGTTCTGGGCGCTGGCACAGTCCAAGGTCGACGCCGAGGGCAAGCAGATCACCCGAATCATCGGCCCGAACTGCCCCGGCATCATCACCCCCGGTGAGTCCCTGGTCGGCATCACGCCGAACAACATCACCGGCAAGGGTGGCGTTGGCTTGGTCTCCAAGTCCGGCACCTTGACCTACCAGATGATGTACGAGCTGCGCGATTTGGGCTTCTCCACAGCTATTGGTATTGGTGGTGACCCGGTGATCGGTACCACTCACATCGACGCGCTGGCCGCTTTTGAAGCTGACCCGGAGACCAAGGCGATCGTGATGATCGGCGAAATCGGTGGTGACGCCGAAGAGCGTGCCGCCGAGTTCATTAAGGCGAACGTGACCAAGCCGGTCGTCGGCTACGTCGCTGGCTTCACCGCCCCGGAAGGCAAGACAATGGGCCACGCTGGCGCCATCGTCTCCGGTTCGGCCGGTACCGCGCAGGCTAAGAAAGAAGCTCTCGAAGCTGCTGGTGTGAAGGTTGGCAAGACGCCTTCCGAGACCGCTCAGTTGCTGCGCGAGGTTTACGCAGCTCTCTAA
- a CDS encoding ABC transporter ATP-binding protein, which yields MLIKLLRQYSKPYIPYLIAVLVFQLVATIAALYLPSLNAQIIDQGVAKADTDYIWRVGGVMLLVALVQVAAAVAGMYYGSKASMAVGRDLRRGVFRKVSNFSAQELGTFGAPTLITRGTNDIQQVQMVLLMGLNFMVSAPIMCIGGIIMALREDLSLSWLVWVSVPLLLVVVGFLVWRLMPLFKSMQGFIDKINGVLREQIVGIRVVRAFGREPFETKRFDAANDNITKVSLKVGAIFVLMFPLITMILHIATSAVLWFGGQRVDAGQMQVGSLTAFLQYLLQILTAVMMGTFMAMMIPRAVVCAERIAEVLDTESTLLMPEQTTEPAQKRGEVEYRNVSFSYPGAEAPVLKNISFTASPGQTVAIIGATGGGKTTLLSLLPRLFDTASGEILLDGVPVTQLSREAITSRVSMVPQKPYLFAGTIESNLRFGKPNAGEDELWEALTVAQGADFVREKSKGLSARVAQGGGNVSGGQRQRLCIARSLVTQPKVYLFDDSFSALDVATDARLRKALKAKTAEATVIIVAQRVATIVDADLILVLDDGEIVSRGTHEELLANSEVYQEIVASQISAEEVA from the coding sequence ATGCTTATTAAGCTTTTGAGACAGTACTCGAAGCCGTATATTCCATACTTGATTGCCGTCCTAGTCTTTCAACTGGTGGCAACCATTGCCGCGTTGTACCTGCCGAGCCTGAACGCTCAAATCATTGATCAGGGCGTGGCGAAGGCCGATACCGATTACATTTGGCGAGTCGGTGGCGTGATGCTGCTGGTGGCGCTGGTCCAGGTCGCCGCTGCGGTGGCCGGAATGTATTACGGTTCAAAGGCTTCGATGGCGGTGGGTCGCGATCTGCGCCGCGGAGTCTTCCGTAAGGTCTCCAATTTCTCTGCTCAGGAACTTGGCACTTTCGGCGCCCCGACCCTGATCACCCGCGGTACCAACGATATTCAGCAGGTCCAAATGGTGTTGCTGATGGGCCTGAACTTCATGGTGTCCGCGCCGATCATGTGCATCGGTGGCATCATCATGGCGCTCCGCGAAGACCTCAGCCTGTCCTGGCTGGTTTGGGTGTCAGTGCCGTTGCTGTTGGTGGTCGTTGGTTTCCTGGTCTGGCGCCTGATGCCGCTGTTCAAATCGATGCAGGGTTTTATCGACAAGATCAATGGTGTGTTGCGCGAGCAGATCGTTGGTATCAGGGTGGTTCGTGCCTTCGGCCGGGAACCCTTTGAAACCAAGCGTTTCGATGCCGCGAACGACAACATCACGAAGGTCTCGCTCAAGGTTGGCGCAATTTTCGTGCTGATGTTCCCGCTGATCACCATGATTCTGCACATTGCTACTTCGGCGGTGCTGTGGTTCGGCGGCCAGCGGGTGGACGCCGGTCAAATGCAGGTCGGTTCATTGACCGCCTTCCTTCAGTACCTACTGCAAATCCTGACCGCGGTGATGATGGGTACCTTCATGGCAATGATGATTCCGCGCGCCGTGGTGTGTGCCGAGCGGATCGCTGAAGTGCTGGATACCGAAAGCACCTTATTGATGCCCGAGCAGACGACCGAGCCCGCACAGAAGCGTGGCGAGGTGGAGTATCGCAATGTCAGCTTTAGCTACCCGGGCGCGGAAGCTCCGGTGCTGAAAAACATTTCCTTCACCGCTAGCCCGGGCCAGACGGTGGCCATTATCGGTGCCACCGGCGGCGGTAAAACCACTTTACTTTCGCTGCTGCCGAGATTGTTCGACACCGCCTCGGGAGAGATTCTGCTCGACGGCGTGCCGGTCACCCAGCTCAGTCGTGAGGCCATCACCTCCCGAGTTTCAATGGTGCCGCAGAAGCCATATCTCTTTGCTGGCACGATTGAATCTAATCTACGATTCGGCAAGCCCAACGCGGGCGAGGACGAGTTGTGGGAGGCGCTAACCGTAGCTCAGGGTGCCGACTTCGTTCGGGAGAAGAGCAAAGGTTTGAGCGCTAGGGTCGCTCAGGGCGGTGGCAATGTCTCCGGTGGTCAGCGTCAGCGGTTGTGCATCGCACGGTCCCTGGTCACTCAGCCCAAGGTCTACCTCTTTGATGACTCTTTCTCAGCATTGGATGTGGCCACCGATGCGCGGCTCCGGAAGGCGCTGAAAGCAAAGACCGCCGAGGCAACAGTGATCATCGTGGCTCAGCGTGTCGCCACCATTGTCGACGCCGATCTGATCCTAGTGCTCGATGACGGCGAAATTGTCAGTCGGGGCACGCACGAAGAATTGCTGGCGAATTCTGAGGTTTACCAGGAAATTGTGGCATCCCAGATTAGTGCGGAGGAAGTGGCATGA